The following proteins are encoded in a genomic region of Leptospira fainei serovar Hurstbridge str. BUT 6:
- the rsfS gene encoding ribosome silencing factor, which yields MTPASKNAPKETIEILKTVYKIMKDKKCEEIAVLNLETVNSYLSYFLICTVNSSVQANAVAREIKKALKSFKLPHKETDKTGTSSSSGWTLLDYGEFIVHIMTPEKREFYNLDRLWRDAERIELE from the coding sequence ATGACCCCCGCTTCAAAAAACGCCCCAAAAGAAACAATAGAGATCCTCAAAACCGTTTATAAAATAATGAAAGACAAAAAATGCGAAGAGATCGCGGTTTTAAATTTAGAAACCGTCAATTCGTATTTAAGTTATTTTTTGATTTGTACGGTAAACTCCTCCGTCCAAGCCAACGCCGTAGCGAGAGAAATAAAAAAAGCATTAAAAAGTTTTAAACTTCCGCATAAAGAAACGGATAAGACCGGGACGTCCTCCTCTTCCGGCTGGACTCTCCTCGACTATGGTGAATTCATCGTCCATATTATGACTCCGGAAAAAAGGGAGTTCTATAACCTAGATAGACTCTGGCGAGATGCGGAACGGATCGAATTAGAATAA
- a CDS encoding thioredoxin domain-containing protein, with the protein MDTTPKKQNRLASEKSPYLLQHATNPVDWFPWSKEAFVKAKEEDKLIFLSIGYATCHWCHVMEKESFEDQATAAVLNQYFVSIKVDREERPDVDRIYMDALHAMNQQGGWPLNMFLTPEGKPITGGTYFPPVAKYGRKSFVDVLNILANLWKEKKEELIDASEELARYLKESEESKALNEQRDLQLPAKTVFETAFGMYDRFYDPEFAGFKSNATNKFPPSMGLSFLLRFYKSTGEPKALEMVEETLVAMKKGGIYDQIGGGICRYSTDHKWLVPHFEKMLYDNSLFLEALVECFQTTGHVKYKEAAYDVLEYLSRDMRLQGGGIASAEDADSEGEEGLFYLWKRNEFHEVCGSDAILLEEFWNVTEIGNFEESNILHESFRTNFARLHGLEQEELTEIVDRNRKKLLARRSDRIRPLRDDKVLLSWNCLYIKAATKAAMAFGDGELLRLAEETFRFLENNLVREDGRLLRRFREGEARFLAYSGDYAEFILASLWLFQAGKGTRYLTLAIRYAEDAVRLFRSPAGVFFDTGSDAEDLLRRNVDGYDGVEPSSNSSFALAFTILSRMGVESDKYSNFADAIFSYFKVELETHPMNYPCLLSAYWLKNSASKELAVVYSTQEDLFPVWQGIGAMFLPEIVFAWATDKEAEEVGDKILLLKNRVSGGSLKAYFCQGFECDLPISDWNALREKLI; encoded by the coding sequence ATGGACACAACTCCAAAGAAACAAAACCGACTCGCGTCCGAAAAGAGTCCGTATCTACTACAGCATGCGACGAACCCAGTCGACTGGTTTCCTTGGTCCAAGGAAGCTTTTGTCAAAGCGAAAGAGGAAGACAAATTGATTTTCCTCTCGATAGGATACGCAACGTGCCATTGGTGTCACGTAATGGAGAAGGAATCTTTCGAAGACCAGGCTACTGCTGCGGTTTTAAATCAATATTTCGTTTCCATAAAGGTCGATAGGGAGGAGAGGCCGGACGTCGACCGTATTTATATGGATGCGTTGCATGCGATGAATCAGCAAGGCGGTTGGCCTCTGAATATGTTTTTGACTCCGGAAGGGAAACCGATTACCGGGGGCACCTACTTCCCGCCGGTCGCCAAATATGGCCGCAAGAGTTTCGTAGACGTTTTGAATATTCTGGCAAATCTTTGGAAGGAGAAAAAAGAGGAACTTATAGATGCTTCCGAAGAGCTTGCCCGGTATTTAAAAGAATCCGAAGAATCTAAAGCGTTAAACGAACAACGCGATCTGCAATTGCCCGCCAAAACGGTTTTCGAAACTGCTTTCGGAATGTACGACCGATTTTATGATCCGGAGTTTGCAGGCTTCAAATCAAACGCTACGAATAAATTTCCCCCGAGCATGGGACTGTCCTTTCTATTAAGATTTTATAAATCCACCGGAGAGCCAAAGGCCTTGGAGATGGTGGAAGAAACTCTTGTCGCAATGAAGAAAGGCGGAATTTACGATCAAATCGGGGGTGGAATCTGTAGATATTCCACCGATCATAAATGGTTGGTTCCGCATTTTGAAAAAATGCTCTATGATAATTCTTTATTTCTGGAGGCGCTGGTCGAATGTTTTCAAACGACCGGGCATGTAAAATATAAGGAAGCGGCTTACGACGTACTGGAATATCTTTCCCGCGATATGAGATTGCAGGGAGGAGGGATTGCCAGCGCCGAGGATGCGGATTCGGAAGGCGAAGAAGGTCTGTTTTATCTATGGAAGAGAAATGAATTTCACGAGGTATGCGGCTCCGATGCGATCCTGTTGGAAGAATTTTGGAATGTGACGGAGATCGGAAATTTCGAAGAAAGTAATATTTTACATGAAAGCTTTCGGACGAATTTTGCAAGATTGCACGGATTAGAGCAGGAAGAGCTGACCGAAATCGTGGATCGAAATCGGAAAAAACTGTTAGCACGCAGGTCGGATCGAATTCGCCCGCTGCGCGATGATAAGGTTTTACTTTCCTGGAATTGTTTATACATTAAGGCCGCAACGAAAGCCGCAATGGCTTTCGGCGACGGAGAATTATTGCGATTGGCCGAAGAGACGTTTCGATTTCTCGAAAACAATTTAGTCCGGGAAGATGGACGATTGTTGAGGAGATTTAGGGAAGGAGAAGCGAGGTTTCTCGCCTACAGTGGAGATTATGCCGAGTTTATCCTGGCGTCTCTTTGGTTATTCCAGGCGGGGAAAGGAACCCGTTATTTGACTCTTGCTATTCGATACGCAGAAGATGCCGTGAGATTATTTCGGTCTCCTGCAGGCGTCTTTTTCGATACCGGCTCGGACGCGGAAGATTTGTTGCGTAGAAATGTGGACGGTTACGACGGAGTGGAACCTTCCTCCAATAGTTCGTTTGCCCTCGCGTTTACGATTCTCTCTAGAATGGGGGTGGAGTCGGACAAATATTCGAATTTTGCCGATGCTATATTCTCTTATTTTAAAGTAGAATTGGAAACACATCCGATGAATTATCCCTGTCTACTTTCGGCGTATTGGCTTAAAAATTCGGCTTCCAAAGAATTGGCTGTCGTATACTCGACCCAGGAGGATTTATTTCCGGTATGGCAAGGAATTGGAGCCATGTTTTTACCCGAAATCGTGTTTGCTTGGGCGACCGATAAGGAAGCGGAAGAAGTCGGAGACAAAATCCTTTTATTAAAAAATCGCGTTTCCGGCGGAAGCCTAAAGGCGTACTTCTGCCAGGGATTCGAATGCGATTTGCCGATATCGGATTGGAACGCTTTGCGGGAAAAGTTGATTTAA
- a CDS encoding TolC family protein, which yields MQRPLVVPFLRKIYLRLFLAGALTLPSSIFAQQSESLVENKPVFHLSLKDAVNYVLANNITVKNAKMEYIKADSADLKNQSQFAWTLVGSFSTTKTGLPSNRNNILSGTKISNDRMAIGIQKQFETQTYFTLEVSNTRFDTNALESPASAAPLGALGPLLAAPPQYTSALTATLSQELLKYSFGRTEKDRQKVLKQNVIIQRDGLIDTLAQLVVKTLVDYWSLSVYDSQVSTFERLEKNTRTIRDITARKAGLGLSESFELNQWNSALSQTQNSLESARLARNDAERNLVRVLNADPSSKIAGITDLHEQIPDNMDPEKDYQYALKNRIDLKNLRRQREVADIQLRIKEAEDMPSLKISGSYSTRGQTFLNPQTNFVNPETGIMSFKYPEMNAGFSLSYPLFDVGIKTDIRDAKAQIEVLAKQEEDLKKQIREDLDNRYASIMSGQELLDSATRRRDEAEKYYRGVQQRYSQGRFTAVVVKLALDNLIQSELLMAQAKINFNVDLIRYDLAKNYVFEKFGVDVAKLIEELSKLDLENDKTK from the coding sequence ATGCAAAGGCCCTTAGTCGTTCCTTTTTTAAGGAAAATCTATCTCCGGCTATTCTTGGCTGGAGCGTTGACTTTGCCTAGTTCCATTTTTGCACAACAATCTGAATCACTCGTTGAGAACAAACCCGTATTTCATTTATCGTTAAAAGACGCCGTTAACTATGTCCTTGCGAATAATATTACCGTTAAAAATGCTAAAATGGAATATATTAAAGCGGACTCGGCAGACTTGAAAAACCAATCGCAGTTTGCTTGGACACTTGTAGGATCTTTTTCTACAACTAAAACCGGATTACCATCCAACCGAAACAACATTCTTTCTGGAACGAAAATATCGAATGATAGAATGGCGATCGGTATTCAAAAGCAATTCGAAACCCAAACATATTTTACGCTCGAAGTCAGCAATACTCGCTTCGATACGAACGCCTTGGAATCTCCTGCCTCCGCGGCTCCGTTAGGAGCCTTGGGTCCTTTACTGGCGGCGCCTCCCCAATATACGAGCGCTCTGACTGCAACCCTTAGCCAAGAACTTTTGAAATACAGCTTCGGAAGGACCGAAAAAGACCGTCAAAAGGTTTTAAAGCAAAATGTAATCATCCAACGAGACGGACTCATCGATACGTTGGCTCAACTAGTAGTGAAAACCTTGGTCGATTATTGGAGCTTAAGCGTTTACGATTCTCAAGTATCTACGTTCGAGAGATTGGAAAAAAATACGAGAACCATTCGAGATATTACCGCCAGGAAGGCCGGTTTGGGACTTTCCGAATCCTTTGAGCTAAACCAATGGAATTCCGCATTATCACAAACCCAAAATAGTTTGGAAAGCGCCAGATTAGCGAGAAACGATGCCGAACGGAACCTAGTTCGGGTTCTCAATGCGGATCCTTCCTCTAAGATCGCGGGAATTACCGATTTGCATGAACAAATTCCGGATAATATGGATCCGGAAAAAGATTATCAATACGCCCTTAAAAACCGGATCGATCTGAAGAATTTAAGAAGACAAAGGGAAGTTGCGGACATCCAGCTTCGGATTAAAGAAGCGGAAGATATGCCTTCCCTGAAAATCAGCGGAAGTTATTCCACGCGCGGGCAAACGTTTTTAAATCCTCAGACGAACTTTGTAAATCCTGAAACCGGAATCATGTCCTTTAAATATCCTGAAATGAACGCGGGATTCAGCCTTTCCTATCCTCTATTCGACGTAGGAATTAAGACGGATATTCGCGACGCGAAAGCGCAAATCGAGGTACTCGCAAAACAGGAAGAGGATTTAAAGAAACAAATTCGCGAAGACTTGGATAATCGGTATGCTTCGATCATGTCAGGCCAAGAATTATTGGATTCGGCGACCCGTCGGAGAGACGAAGCCGAGAAATATTATAGAGGCGTTCAGCAACGCTATAGCCAAGGTCGATTTACTGCAGTAGTGGTGAAGTTGGCGTTGGATAACTTGATTCAATCCGAACTGTTAATGGCACAAGCAAAGATTAATTTCAACGTGGATCTTATTCGATACGATTTAGCCAAAAACTATGTTTTCGAAAAATTCGGCGTGGATGTGGCCAAATTAATCGAAGAACTCTCTAAGCTCGACTTAGAAAACGACAAAACCAAGTAA
- a CDS encoding cytochrome-c peroxidase has translation MNRFLIILSLIVMLFIGSCKERKPIPELEAFVVKNVIHPSNNPYNKDKVELGKMLYFDKRLSLKQDYNCATYRNFEFQTSGAPRNKIHNNIGRTLTNVALYKDVFKDPETRDLENVVKERVYFDLMSKNEKTIIQRLSAVPEYKEMFHKAFGSPEITVDRIVFALSAFQRTILSRNSNFDRFAMGEEAALTPAQKRGWDVFQNKAKCVQCHQGPNFSDSEMHTTGLPGVKDKVRTPSLRDVTRRKTFMHNGQFGSIEETVNHFADGGHANALFDPLLKPARLSEEDKRDLIEFLRSLEGETIPLEIPNIPKA, from the coding sequence ATGAATCGATTTTTAATAATTTTGTCCCTTATTGTGATGCTTTTTATCGGGTCCTGTAAAGAACGTAAGCCGATTCCGGAACTCGAAGCTTTTGTAGTAAAGAATGTCATTCACCCCAGCAATAATCCTTATAATAAGGATAAGGTCGAGCTTGGTAAAATGCTTTATTTCGACAAACGATTGTCTCTAAAGCAGGATTATAATTGCGCAACGTATCGAAATTTCGAATTCCAAACCAGCGGCGCTCCGAGAAATAAAATTCATAACAATATCGGTCGAACCCTGACTAACGTTGCCTTATATAAGGACGTGTTCAAAGATCCTGAGACGAGGGATTTGGAAAACGTAGTCAAAGAAAGGGTCTATTTCGATTTAATGTCCAAAAACGAAAAAACGATCATACAAAGGCTTTCCGCCGTTCCGGAATATAAAGAGATGTTTCATAAGGCTTTTGGGAGTCCTGAGATTACCGTTGATAGAATCGTTTTTGCGCTTTCCGCGTTTCAGCGGACTATCTTGAGTCGAAATTCTAATTTTGATCGATTTGCAATGGGGGAAGAAGCTGCTCTGACTCCGGCACAAAAACGCGGATGGGATGTTTTTCAAAATAAAGCGAAATGCGTGCAATGTCACCAGGGGCCGAATTTCTCGGACTCGGAAATGCATACGACCGGATTGCCGGGAGTTAAGGATAAAGTTCGCACTCCCTCGTTGCGAGATGTGACTCGTAGAAAGACCTTTATGCATAACGGCCAATTCGGTTCTATCGAAGAAACCGTGAATCATTTCGCGGATGGCGGGCATGCCAATGCTTTATTCGATCCGCTCTTGAAACCTGCACGCCTCTCCGAGGAGGACAAAAGGGATCTCATAGAATTTCTGAGGTCTTTGGAAGGGGAAACGATTCCTCTGGAGATACCGAATATTCCTAAAGCTTAA
- a CDS encoding NAD(P)/FAD-dependent oxidoreductase yields MEKKTIVIVGGGYAGIIAANRLARKNASSRIILVTANDLFLEKIRNHQEIAGTKSKSYPIQNLLHKKVELRVGIVDRIIPSEKKIRFLDKEELSYDFLGYTAGMKASKIDGMPETILSVADEKDCRKINLALMQSSDRKITIVGGGLTGIETATELAERFPNAKITLVDSGAIGKNFNSEAIGYMLRVLMRLGVTVLQNKRAAKILGDSIVTEDGDTIPHDYCLLSSGLIASELGKKSGLSVNSINQVLVDSTFQCGNYPSILGAGDGIKVTGKEYSPLRMSCATALPMGIYLAERISYLTGNSSKLGQNPFSMGYVIRCVSLGRKAGLIQSLNPDDSPSEKIWTGRIGGVIKELICKFTILSLRAEKYFDFYAWPQAKKIEILDTGKMTTATES; encoded by the coding sequence ATGGAAAAGAAAACAATCGTAATCGTCGGCGGAGGGTATGCCGGCATCATCGCTGCAAATCGTTTGGCCAGGAAAAATGCTTCCTCACGAATCATCCTTGTTACGGCAAATGATCTCTTTTTAGAAAAGATCAGAAATCATCAAGAAATCGCCGGAACAAAATCCAAGTCCTATCCGATTCAAAACCTTCTCCATAAAAAAGTGGAACTCAGGGTCGGCATCGTGGACCGTATTATACCCTCCGAAAAGAAAATACGTTTTCTAGATAAGGAAGAACTCTCGTATGATTTTCTCGGATACACGGCGGGAATGAAGGCCTCAAAAATCGATGGGATGCCCGAGACGATATTATCGGTCGCGGATGAAAAGGATTGTCGAAAAATTAACTTAGCGCTTATGCAATCTTCCGACCGTAAGATTACGATCGTAGGCGGAGGATTAACCGGAATCGAAACCGCAACGGAATTGGCGGAACGGTTTCCGAACGCAAAAATTACCTTAGTGGATTCCGGAGCAATCGGCAAAAATTTCAATTCGGAAGCGATCGGATATATGTTACGAGTTTTAATGCGCCTAGGAGTTACCGTTTTACAAAACAAACGAGCCGCAAAAATTTTGGGGGACTCGATTGTGACCGAAGACGGAGATACGATCCCTCATGATTATTGCCTACTCTCATCAGGATTAATCGCTTCCGAGTTAGGCAAAAAATCGGGACTCAGCGTAAATTCCATTAATCAAGTCTTAGTTGATAGTACGTTCCAATGCGGGAATTATCCTTCGATATTAGGAGCGGGTGACGGAATAAAAGTAACGGGAAAAGAATATTCTCCATTAAGAATGTCTTGTGCAACCGCCTTACCGATGGGAATCTACTTAGCGGAAAGGATCTCTTATTTGACGGGAAACTCCAGCAAGCTAGGCCAAAATCCATTTTCAATGGGGTATGTGATTCGCTGCGTAAGTCTAGGCAGGAAAGCGGGATTGATACAGTCCCTAAATCCGGACGACTCCCCGAGCGAAAAAATTTGGACCGGAAGAATCGGCGGGGTAATCAAAGAATTGATTTGCAAATTTACGATCCTATCACTCAGGGCCGAGAAGTACTTCGACTTTTATGCTTGGCCCCAAGCCAAGAAAATCGAAATCTTAGACACGGGCAAAATGACAACGGCTACGGAAAGTTAA
- a CDS encoding sigma-70 family RNA polymerase sigma factor: MDRLSQFLENKRLVFGIAYRMTGSVVEAEDIVQETFLRWEKSSKTNIRSPKAFLSTIATRLSLDSLRKSKRKRETYIGPWLPEPLAPTAFDQEIQIDEETLDLAFLHILEKLNPIERATFLLRESFDLDYSVISNAVGKSPENCRQIFKRAKEALKSDRKRFSADPETRRLHLRNFLLASSKSDPNQLIPFLKEEIIMWSDGGGKVNAARIPIIGRERVASVLNKIRSNRLRKNLHFYFSFVNGAETIVGYDNRKPVYLQNFIIEAEGIWRIYSVLNPDKLNAFKDKEKLLKEGSLIPIESFLLFPNSPKSLLPKWISPITKLVRWVIF, from the coding sequence ATGGATCGACTGAGTCAATTTCTCGAAAACAAAAGACTAGTCTTCGGCATCGCGTATCGAATGACTGGAAGCGTTGTCGAAGCCGAAGACATAGTCCAGGAAACGTTTCTTCGTTGGGAAAAATCCAGTAAGACGAATATAAGATCACCGAAGGCTTTTCTTTCCACCATCGCGACAAGGCTATCTTTAGATAGCCTTCGCAAGTCCAAGCGAAAACGGGAAACATACATAGGCCCGTGGCTGCCGGAACCTTTAGCGCCCACCGCATTTGATCAGGAAATTCAGATAGATGAGGAAACGCTCGATTTGGCATTTCTACATATATTAGAAAAATTGAATCCTATCGAGCGCGCAACCTTCTTGCTACGGGAATCGTTCGATTTAGACTATTCGGTCATTTCCAATGCCGTCGGGAAAAGCCCGGAAAATTGCCGACAGATTTTCAAGCGAGCGAAGGAAGCGTTAAAGTCGGATCGTAAACGTTTTTCAGCAGATCCGGAGACAAGAAGATTACATTTGAGGAATTTTCTGCTAGCTTCCTCAAAGAGCGACCCAAATCAACTCATTCCATTTTTAAAGGAAGAAATCATAATGTGGTCGGACGGCGGCGGAAAAGTCAATGCGGCTCGAATACCTATCATCGGGCGAGAACGAGTCGCATCCGTCTTAAATAAAATTCGCAGTAATCGGTTACGTAAGAATTTACATTTCTATTTCTCGTTCGTAAACGGAGCGGAGACCATAGTGGGTTATGATAATCGCAAACCGGTCTATCTACAAAACTTTATCATCGAAGCGGAAGGAATATGGAGGATATATAGCGTACTGAATCCGGACAAACTAAACGCTTTTAAGGATAAGGAGAAACTTTTGAAGGAAGGTTCCTTAATTCCGATAGAATCGTTCTTATTGTTTCCAAATTCGCCGAAATCCTTACTTCCGAAATGGATCTCCCCCATCACTAAATTAGTTCGATGGGTTATTTTCTGA